In one Salipiger abyssi genomic region, the following are encoded:
- a CDS encoding alkane 1-monooxygenase gives MARFVIATLGMVGALGLALWLGGLWTLLALLYITVFTFFLDRIAALAAPDRPDSEFPAGDGLAALLGLVHFPLLYAGVWAVAGAGGQSAAERVALFFALALFFGQVSNSNAHELIHRGSRRLHRLGVAVYCSLLFGHHVSAHLRVHHIHAATPQDPNSAPLGQSYYAFAPRAWIGSFRAGLRAETARRARTGKARGWHPYLTYAAGAALSLALAALVAGWAGLLALLGLAAYAQAQLLLSDYVQHYGLRRRARGAGRYEPVGPQHSWNAPHGFSSALTLNAPRHSDHHAHPARPYPGLELDRAEMPILPQSLPVMAVLALLPPVWRRLMDRRARRWQAETL, from the coding sequence ATGGCGCGGTTCGTGATCGCAACGCTGGGAATGGTGGGGGCGCTGGGTCTGGCGCTCTGGCTCGGCGGGCTCTGGACGCTGCTCGCCCTGCTCTACATCACCGTCTTTACCTTTTTTCTCGACCGTATCGCGGCACTGGCCGCCCCCGACCGGCCCGACAGCGAGTTTCCGGCGGGAGACGGGCTCGCCGCGCTGCTCGGGCTGGTGCATTTCCCGCTGCTCTATGCCGGGGTCTGGGCGGTGGCCGGCGCCGGCGGGCAAAGCGCGGCGGAGCGCGTCGCGCTGTTCTTTGCGCTGGCGCTGTTCTTTGGACAGGTGAGCAATTCCAACGCGCATGAGCTCATTCATCGCGGCAGCCGGCGGCTGCACCGGCTGGGCGTCGCGGTCTATTGCTCGCTGCTTTTCGGGCATCACGTCTCGGCGCATCTGCGGGTGCATCACATCCACGCCGCCACGCCGCAGGATCCCAACTCGGCGCCGCTGGGGCAGAGCTATTATGCCTTTGCCCCGCGCGCCTGGATCGGCAGTTTCCGCGCCGGGCTACGCGCCGAGACCGCGCGGCGCGCCCGCACCGGCAAGGCACGCGGCTGGCATCCCTATCTCACCTACGCCGCCGGCGCGGCGCTGTCGCTGGCGCTCGCGGCGCTGGTCGCGGGCTGGGCCGGGCTGCTGGCGCTGCTGGGGCTGGCGGCCTATGCGCAGGCGCAGCTGCTGCTTTCGGATTACGTACAGCATTACGGGCTGCGCCGCCGCGCGCGCGGCGCCGGGCGCTATGAGCCGGTGGGGCCGCAGCACAGCTGGAACGCGCCGCACGGGTTCTCCTCGGCGCTGACGCTGAACGCGCCGCGTCATTCCGACCATCACGCCCATCCGGCGCGCCCCTATCCGGGGCTAGAGCTCGACCGGGCAGAGATGCCGATCCTGCCGCAATCGCTGCCGGTCATGGCGGTGCTGGCGCTGCTGCCGCCGGTCTGGCGCCGGCTGATGGATCGCCGGGCGCGGCGCTGGCAGGCGGAGACGCTCTGA
- the xseA gene encoding exodeoxyribonuclease VII large subunit, with translation MDLLDDDSGNTPEFSVSELSGAVKRVIEGEFGFVRVRGEVGRVSRPRSGHIYLDLKDDRSVISGVAWKGVAARFETQPEEGMEVIATGRLTTFPGQSKYQIVIEDIRPAGLGALMAMLEKRKAQLQAEGLFAPERKRPLPYLPEIIGVVTSPSGAVIRDILHRLRERFPRKVLIWPVAVQGKSCAPEVARAIEGFNALTPGGAMPRPDLLIVARGGGSVEDLWGFNEEIVARAAAASEIPLISAVGHETDTTLIDYVSDRRAPTPTAAAEIAVPVRMELLSWTGEAGSRMTRAMGQRIELRGQRLRDLSRALPRAETLLDTPRQRLDLLADRLPRGLIRGTEQRRVALSDVAGALRPSLLTRVIAHGRESLGRRTDRLSLRPITREIALGRDRLDALSARLGEAGLRRIDSPRQRLDGLSRLLETLSYKGTLARGYAVVRSGEGHILTRKTEAQDAAGLEIEFADGRLALGGAAPRPKRKAKEAPEQGSLF, from the coding sequence ATGGATCTTCTCGACGACGACAGCGGCAACACGCCGGAATTCTCGGTCTCCGAGCTCTCCGGGGCGGTCAAGCGCGTGATCGAAGGCGAGTTCGGCTTTGTCCGGGTGCGCGGCGAGGTGGGGCGCGTGTCACGGCCGCGCTCGGGCCATATCTATCTCGATCTCAAGGACGACCGCTCGGTGATCTCCGGCGTCGCCTGGAAGGGCGTTGCCGCGCGCTTCGAGACCCAGCCGGAGGAGGGCATGGAGGTCATCGCCACGGGCCGCCTCACCACCTTCCCGGGGCAGTCGAAATACCAGATCGTCATCGAGGACATCCGCCCGGCCGGGCTCGGCGCGCTGATGGCGATGCTGGAGAAACGCAAGGCCCAGCTCCAGGCCGAGGGGCTCTTTGCCCCCGAACGCAAGCGCCCGCTGCCCTATCTGCCCGAGATCATCGGCGTGGTGACCTCGCCCTCGGGCGCGGTGATCCGCGATATCCTGCACCGGCTGCGCGAGCGGTTTCCCCGCAAGGTGCTGATCTGGCCGGTGGCGGTGCAGGGCAAGAGCTGCGCCCCCGAGGTCGCCCGCGCCATCGAGGGCTTCAACGCGCTCACCCCCGGCGGCGCCATGCCGCGCCCCGACCTTCTGATCGTCGCGCGCGGCGGCGGCTCGGTGGAGGATCTCTGGGGCTTCAACGAAGAGATCGTCGCCCGCGCCGCCGCCGCCTCGGAGATCCCGCTGATCTCGGCGGTGGGGCACGAGACCGACACCACGCTGATCGACTATGTCTCGGACCGCCGCGCGCCCACCCCCACCGCCGCCGCCGAGATCGCCGTGCCGGTGCGCATGGAGCTGCTCTCCTGGACCGGCGAGGCGGGCAGCCGCATGACCCGCGCCATGGGCCAGCGTATCGAGCTGCGCGGCCAGCGGCTGCGCGATCTCTCCCGCGCCCTGCCGCGCGCCGAGACCCTGCTCGACACGCCGCGCCAGCGCCTCGATCTTCTGGCCGACCGGCTGCCGCGCGGCCTCATCCGTGGCACCGAACAGCGCCGGGTGGCGCTTTCCGATGTTGCCGGCGCGCTGCGCCCCTCGCTGCTGACCCGCGTCATCGCCCATGGCCGCGAATCGCTCGGTCGCCGCACCGACCGTCTGTCGCTGCGCCCGATCACCCGCGAGATCGCCCTGGGCCGTGACCGGCTCGACGCGCTTTCCGCCCGGCTCGGCGAGGCCGGCCTGCGCCGCATCGACAGCCCGCGCCAGCGGCTCGACGGGCTGTCCCGGCTGCTTGAGACGCTGAGCTACAAGGGCACGCTCGCGCGCGGCTATGCGGTGGTGCGCAGCGGCGAGGGCCATATTCTCACCCGCAAAACCGAGGCGCAGGACGCCGCCGGGCTCGAGATCGAATTCGCCGACGGTCGCCTGGCTTTGGGCGGCGCCGCGCCGCGCCCGAAGCGCAAGGCGAAGGAGGCGCCGGAGCAGGGCAGCCTGTTCTGA
- the purD gene encoding phosphoribosylamine--glycine ligase translates to MNILILGGGGREHALAWAVMQNPKCDKLIVAPGNAGIAQIAECAKLDIEDGGAVVEFAGENAIDLVIVGPEAPLAAGVADALRDAGFPVFGPSQEAARLEASKSFTKEICDAAGAPTAGYGHFTDAESAKAHVRAEGAPIVVKADGLAAGKGVIIAETVAEAEAAIDDMFGGAFGGAGAEVVIEEFMTGEEASFFLLVDGEDVLPIGTAQDHKRVGEGDTGLNTGGMGAYSPAPVLSDAVAQKALDEIIKPTMAEMVKRGTPYSGVLYAGLMIEDGQPRLVEYNVRFGDPECQVLMMRLGAQALDLIQACAEGRLADAQVNWAEDHAMTVVLAAKGYPGSYEKGTVIGGLGALTEDSFHQMFHAGTSEQDGKVVATGGRVLNATARGATLAEAAERAYALVDAVDWPEGFCRRDIGWRAL, encoded by the coding sequence ATGAACATCCTCATTCTCGGCGGCGGCGGGCGCGAACATGCGCTGGCCTGGGCGGTGATGCAGAACCCCAAATGCGACAAGCTGATCGTGGCGCCGGGCAATGCCGGCATCGCGCAGATCGCCGAATGCGCCAAGCTCGATATCGAAGACGGCGGCGCGGTGGTGGAATTCGCCGGGGAAAACGCCATCGACCTGGTGATCGTCGGCCCCGAGGCGCCGCTCGCCGCCGGGGTTGCGGATGCGCTGCGCGACGCGGGCTTTCCGGTCTTCGGGCCGTCGCAGGAGGCGGCGCGGCTGGAGGCCTCGAAGAGTTTCACCAAGGAGATCTGCGACGCGGCGGGTGCGCCGACGGCGGGCTACGGGCATTTCACCGATGCGGAGAGCGCCAAGGCCCATGTGCGGGCCGAGGGCGCGCCGATCGTGGTCAAGGCCGACGGCCTGGCCGCCGGCAAGGGGGTGATCATCGCCGAGACCGTGGCCGAGGCCGAGGCCGCCATCGACGACATGTTCGGCGGCGCCTTTGGCGGCGCGGGCGCCGAGGTGGTGATCGAGGAGTTCATGACCGGGGAAGAGGCGTCTTTCTTCCTGCTGGTCGACGGCGAGGACGTGCTGCCCATCGGCACCGCGCAGGACCACAAGCGCGTGGGCGAAGGCGATACCGGCCTCAATACCGGTGGCATGGGCGCCTATTCCCCTGCCCCGGTGCTCTCGGACGCGGTGGCGCAAAAGGCGCTGGACGAGATCATCAAGCCCACCATGGCCGAGATGGTGAAGCGCGGCACGCCTTATAGTGGCGTGCTTTATGCCGGGCTGATGATCGAGGACGGTCAGCCGCGGCTGGTGGAATACAATGTGCGCTTCGGCGATCCCGAATGCCAGGTGCTGATGATGCGGCTCGGCGCGCAGGCGCTGGATCTCATTCAGGCCTGCGCCGAGGGGCGTCTGGCAGACGCACAGGTCAACTGGGCCGAGGATCACGCGATGACCGTGGTGCTGGCTGCGAAGGGCTATCCCGGCAGCTATGAGAAGGGCACCGTGATCGGCGGGCTGGGCGCGCTGACCGAGGACAGTTTCCACCAGATGTTCCATGCGGGCACCTCCGAGCAAGACGGCAAGGTGGTCGCCACCGGCGGCCGGGTGCTGAACGCCACGGCGCGCGGCGCGACGCTGGCCGAGGCGGCGGAGCGGGCCTATGCGCTGGTCGATGCGGTGGACTGGCCCGAGGGCTTCTGCCGGCGCGATATCGGCTGGCGGGCGCTCTGA
- the dps gene encoding DNA starvation/stationary phase protection protein Dps, translating to MPQNFVPFLNENARNEMIGLLNDRLADTIDLGNAVKQAHWNLRGTGFIGVHEMLDDVADHLREGSDMMAERVSMMGGFARGSSQTVAEKTTLEPYPTEIVALEDHVQALVSRFNAYTTKLREAVNAAGEAGDEDSADLFTEVSRTAEKDAWFIGSNSAKAA from the coding sequence ATGCCACAGAATTTTGTTCCCTTTCTGAACGAGAACGCCCGCAACGAGATGATCGGCCTGCTGAACGACCGGCTCGCCGACACGATCGACCTCGGAAACGCCGTCAAACAGGCCCACTGGAACCTGCGCGGCACCGGCTTCATCGGCGTGCACGAGATGCTCGACGACGTCGCCGACCACCTGCGCGAGGGCTCGGACATGATGGCCGAGCGCGTGTCGATGATGGGCGGTTTCGCCCGCGGCAGCTCGCAGACCGTGGCCGAGAAAACCACGCTCGAGCCCTATCCGACCGAGATCGTGGCGCTCGAAGACCATGTGCAGGCGCTGGTGAGCCGCTTCAACGCCTATACGACCAAGCTGCGCGAGGCGGTCAATGCCGCCGGCGAGGCGGGTGACGAAGACAGCGCCGACCTCTTCACCGAGGTCAGCCGCACCGCCGAGAAGGACGCCTGGTTCATCGGTTCGAACAGCGCCAAGGCCGCCTGA
- a CDS encoding 5-formyltetrahydrofolate cyclo-ligase gives MSADPLAGAKQAARKAGFARRKEAHAADPGTGAGRLSELLAGHRGVSLAGYMPIRTEIDPLPAMAEACAYGPVSVPVITGPGEPLRFALWEPDMPLVDGPFGARIPAAPVYVTPEILIVPLVAFTRAGGRLGYGGGFYDRTLALLRGQGAALAIGFAYAAQEAEALPFDPYDQPLDLIVTEREVISPRISEPPRL, from the coding sequence GTGAGCGCCGATCCGCTGGCCGGGGCCAAACAGGCGGCCCGCAAGGCGGGTTTCGCCCGGCGCAAAGAGGCCCATGCCGCCGATCCCGGCACCGGCGCGGGGCGGCTCTCGGAGCTGCTGGCGGGCCATCGCGGCGTGTCGCTGGCGGGCTATATGCCGATCCGCACCGAGATCGACCCGCTGCCCGCCATGGCCGAGGCCTGCGCCTATGGCCCGGTCTCGGTGCCGGTCATCACCGGACCGGGCGAGCCGCTGCGCTTTGCCCTCTGGGAGCCCGATATGCCGCTGGTCGACGGCCCCTTCGGCGCGCGCATTCCCGCCGCGCCGGTCTATGTCACGCCCGAGATCCTGATCGTGCCGCTGGTCGCCTTCACCCGCGCCGGCGGGCGTCTGGGCTATGGCGGCGGCTTCTACGACCGCACGCTGGCGCTGCTGCGCGGGCAGGGCGCGGCGCTGGCCATCGGCTTTGCCTATGCGGCGCAGGAGGCCGAGGCGCTGCCCTTCGATCCCTACGACCAGCCGCTCGACCTCATCGTCACCGAGCGCGAGGTGATTTCCCCGCGCATCTCGGAACCGCCTCGGCTCTGA
- the mgtE gene encoding magnesium transporter has translation MTEETEQAVPDEERDEDDAYSLQRKDVAAILYAVDIGDREKLVALMEPLHAADIADLLEQINAFDRMRLIKLYGKEFDGDILSELDESIREEVINALHPEVLAEAVRELESDDVVDLLEDLDEAQQEAILEVLDNSDRVAVEKSLTYPEFSAGRLMQREVVMAPEHWNVGEAIDYLRNTEDLPEQFYHIVLVDPKLRPVGNVTLGRLMASRREVLLRSLISETFHVIPVTRDEGEVAYAFNQYHLISAPVVDENERLVGVITIDDAMAVLDEEHEEDILRLAGVGEESRLSDTVLETTKQRFPWLAVNLLTAVLASLVIAQFETAIAQVVALAVLMPIVASMGGNAGTQALTVAVRALATKDLTGSNVWRVIRREVMVGLVNGLVFALVMGLVGLFWFGSAQLGGVIAAAMVINLVVAGLAGIVIPVVLERLKVDPALASGAFVTTVTDVVGFFAFLGLAVLVLL, from the coding sequence ATGACCGAAGAGACCGAACAGGCCGTCCCGGACGAAGAGCGCGACGAAGACGACGCCTACAGCCTTCAGCGCAAGGATGTGGCGGCGATCCTCTACGCGGTGGATATCGGCGACCGCGAAAAGCTCGTGGCGCTGATGGAGCCGCTGCACGCCGCCGACATCGCCGACCTTCTGGAGCAGATCAACGCCTTCGACCGGATGCGTCTGATCAAGCTCTACGGCAAGGAATTCGACGGCGATATCCTGTCCGAGCTCGACGAATCGATCCGCGAGGAGGTGATCAACGCGCTGCACCCGGAGGTTCTGGCCGAGGCGGTGCGCGAGCTGGAATCCGACGATGTGGTCGACCTGCTCGAAGATCTCGACGAGGCCCAGCAGGAAGCGATTCTTGAGGTTCTGGACAACAGCGACCGGGTCGCCGTCGAGAAATCGCTGACCTATCCGGAATTCTCCGCCGGCCGCCTGATGCAGCGCGAGGTGGTGATGGCGCCCGAACACTGGAACGTGGGCGAGGCCATCGACTATCTGCGCAACACCGAGGATCTGCCCGAGCAGTTCTATCACATCGTGCTGGTCGATCCCAAGCTGCGCCCGGTGGGCAATGTCACGCTCGGCCGGCTGATGGCCTCGCGCCGCGAGGTGCTGCTGCGCTCGCTGATCTCGGAAACCTTCCACGTCATCCCGGTGACCCGCGACGAGGGCGAGGTGGCCTATGCCTTCAACCAGTATCACCTGATCTCGGCGCCGGTGGTGGACGAGAACGAGCGGCTGGTGGGCGTGATCACCATCGACGACGCCATGGCGGTGCTCGACGAGGAGCACGAGGAAGACATCCTGCGCCTCGCCGGCGTCGGCGAGGAAAGCCGGCTTTCGGATACGGTGCTGGAGACCACCAAACAGCGCTTTCCCTGGCTGGCGGTGAACCTGCTGACGGCGGTGCTGGCCTCGCTGGTCATCGCCCAGTTCGAGACCGCGATCGCGCAGGTCGTGGCGCTGGCGGTGCTGATGCCCATCGTCGCCTCGATGGGTGGCAATGCCGGCACCCAGGCGCTGACCGTGGCGGTGCGGGCGCTGGCCACAAAGGACCTCACCGGCTCCAACGTCTGGCGGGTGATCCGCCGCGAGGTCATGGTGGGGCTGGTCAACGGGCTGGTCTTTGCGCTGGTGATGGGTCTGGTGGGGCTGTTCTGGTTCGGCTCGGCGCAGCTCGGCGGCGTGATCGCGGCGGCGATGGTGATCAACCTCGTGGTGGCGGGGCTCGCCGGCATCGTCATCCCGGTGGTGCTGGAGCGGCTCAAGGTCGACCCGGCGCTGGCTTCCGGCGCCTTCGTGACCACGGTGACCGATGTGGTGGGCTTCTTCGCCTTCCTCGGCCTCGCCGTGCTGGTGCTGCTGTGA
- the guaD gene encoding guanine deaminase has product MARLHLGQILSFDGSPFEEGHDAVWHERHGGMVVEGGRILALGPAEAMRAAHPGATVVDHGDGLLLPGFVDAHAHYPQTGMIASWGKRLIDWLNHYTFPEEMRFADPAYAREVAGRYLDLLLAHGTTSVCSYCTIHPGSVDALFEAAEARGMRIFAGKTCMDRDTAPEGLRDTAQSAYDDSKALLARWHGVGRASYVITPRFSPTSTVAQLEALGALWAEHPDCLMQTHLSEQTDEIAWVKSLYPEARDYLDTYERYGLLGAGGLYGHAIHLEPRERDRLRETGAALVHCPTSNTFIGSGLFDMEGLTREGQVVGLATDTGGGSSFSMLRTMAAAYEIAQLRHRPLHASELIWLATQGSARALHVADRIGNLAPGMEADFIVLDLASTPAIAQRSARAGDIWEALFPTIMMGDDRAIAETWVAGTRV; this is encoded by the coding sequence ATGGCAAGGCTGCATCTTGGACAGATCCTGAGCTTCGACGGCTCGCCCTTCGAGGAGGGCCACGATGCCGTCTGGCATGAGCGCCATGGCGGCATGGTGGTCGAGGGCGGCAGGATCCTCGCGCTCGGGCCGGCGGAGGCGATGCGCGCCGCCCATCCCGGCGCCACGGTGGTGGATCATGGCGACGGGCTGCTGCTGCCCGGCTTTGTCGACGCGCATGCGCATTACCCGCAGACCGGCATGATCGCGAGCTGGGGCAAGCGGCTGATCGACTGGCTGAACCATTACACCTTCCCCGAGGAGATGCGCTTTGCCGATCCCGCCTATGCGCGCGAGGTGGCGGGGCGCTATCTCGACCTGCTGCTGGCGCATGGCACCACCTCGGTCTGTTCCTATTGCACGATCCATCCCGGCTCGGTCGATGCGCTTTTCGAAGCCGCCGAGGCGCGCGGCATGCGGATCTTTGCCGGCAAGACCTGCATGGACCGCGACACCGCGCCCGAGGGGCTGCGTGACACCGCGCAATCGGCCTATGACGACAGCAAGGCGCTGCTGGCACGCTGGCACGGGGTTGGCCGCGCGTCCTACGTGATCACGCCGCGCTTTTCGCCGACCTCCACCGTGGCACAGCTCGAGGCGCTGGGGGCGCTCTGGGCGGAGCATCCGGATTGCCTGATGCAGACGCATCTGTCTGAGCAGACCGACGAAATCGCCTGGGTGAAATCGCTCTACCCGGAGGCGCGCGATTATCTCGACACCTATGAACGCTACGGGCTGCTGGGCGCAGGCGGGCTCTACGGGCACGCGATCCATCTGGAGCCGCGCGAGCGCGACCGGCTGCGCGAGACGGGCGCGGCGCTGGTGCATTGCCCGACCTCGAACACCTTCATCGGCTCGGGCCTCTTCGACATGGAGGGGCTGACGCGCGAGGGCCAGGTGGTGGGGCTCGCCACGGATACCGGCGGCGGGTCGAGCTTTTCCATGCTGCGCACCATGGCGGCGGCCTATGAGATCGCGCAGTTGCGCCACCGGCCTTTGCATGCCTCGGAGCTCATCTGGCTGGCCACGCAGGGCTCGGCCCGGGCGCTGCATGTCGCGGACCGGATCGGCAACCTGGCGCCCGGGATGGAGGCGGATTTCATCGTGCTCGATCTGGCGTCGACCCCGGCCATCGCGCAGCGCAGCGCCCGGGCCGGGGATATCTGGGAGGCGCTGTTTCCGACCATCATGATGGGCGACGACCGCGCCATCGCCGAGACCTGGGTGGCCGGCACGCGGGTGTGA
- a CDS encoding CAP domain-containing protein, giving the protein MSGLPGFALKGALPLLCLGLAACAEIDLREDGQGVAAPAQTAAAADGTPLYYKYGELGGSPDAPVDPDRAVNDYRAAHGLPRLSRTPQLVAAAEAHASDMARTGMVGHVGSDGSSILDRVRAQGYDAARVAENAGWTARGFATVLEGWDESPSHRKTLRLREVTDYGIGRSGQYWVLLVARRR; this is encoded by the coding sequence ATGAGCGGCCTGCCGGGGTTCGCTCTGAAAGGCGCCTTGCCGCTGCTCTGTCTCGGTCTGGCCGCCTGTGCGGAGATCGATCTGCGCGAGGACGGGCAGGGGGTGGCGGCGCCGGCGCAGACAGCCGCCGCCGCTGATGGCACGCCGCTCTATTACAAATACGGTGAGCTCGGCGGGTCGCCGGACGCGCCGGTCGATCCGGACCGTGCGGTCAACGACTATCGCGCGGCGCATGGGCTGCCGCGCCTGTCGCGCACGCCGCAGCTCGTCGCCGCCGCCGAGGCTCATGCAAGCGACATGGCACGCACCGGTATGGTGGGGCATGTGGGCTCGGATGGCAGTTCGATCCTCGACCGGGTGCGCGCGCAGGGCTATGACGCAGCGCGGGTGGCGGAAAACGCCGGCTGGACGGCGCGCGGCTTTGCCACGGTGCTGGAGGGCTGGGACGAGTCGCCCTCGCACCGCAAGACGTTGCGCCTGCGCGAGGTCACCGACTACGGCATTGGGAGGTCCGGGCAATATTGGGTGCTGCTGGTTGCGCGCCGGAGATAG
- a CDS encoding CAP domain-containing protein, producing the protein MRGVLIGLAVLVSGCMSAVPEQAPTPTAVASQGAAVQAATPSLNAYRAANGLPGLTRSAALQRAAEAHARDMARMGDMTHTGSDGSSVGDRVKRQGYRFRRVAENIAETGRGADRVMELWIASPPHRKNMLLRDVTQYGLAQSGDYWALVVGRPR; encoded by the coding sequence ATGCGAGGAGTACTGATCGGGCTGGCCGTGCTGGTCTCCGGCTGCATGTCGGCGGTGCCGGAACAGGCGCCGACGCCGACGGCGGTGGCGAGCCAGGGGGCGGCGGTGCAGGCCGCGACACCCTCACTGAACGCCTATCGCGCCGCCAACGGGCTGCCCGGGCTGACCCGCTCGGCGGCCTTGCAGCGCGCCGCGGAGGCGCATGCGCGGGATATGGCGCGCATGGGCGATATGACCCATACCGGCTCGGACGGCAGCAGCGTCGGCGACAGGGTGAAGCGGCAGGGCTATCGCTTTCGCCGGGTGGCCGAGAACATCGCCGAGACCGGACGTGGCGCCGACCGTGTGATGGAGCTGTGGATCGCTTCGCCGCCGCACCGCAAGAACATGCTGCTGCGGGATGTGACGCAATACGGGCTGGCACAGTCCGGCGACTACTGGGCGCTGGTGGTCGGTCGGCCGCGATGA
- a CDS encoding 8-oxoguanine deaminase — protein sequence MPEILIRNAHSVLTMDDEGRELAGADILIRGGLIAEIGQGLATQGEIVEAGGCVVTPGLVNTHHHLYQTLTRAVPGGQDALLFGWLQTLYPIWARFGPEEMRISALTGLAELALSGCTLTSDHLYLYPNGARLDDTIDAALEIGLRFHATRGAMSIGESEGGLPPDALVEDEAAILDDCIRVIDAFHDPSEGAMIRVGVAPCSPFSVSRELMRDAALLARDKGVMLHTHLAENDEDIAYSEAQFGCRPGQYAEELGWTGPDVWHAHCVKLDGQEIDLFAQSRTGVAHCPCSNCRLGSGIAPVRAMVDAGVPVGLGVDGSASNDSSNLMAEARQAMLLQRVTRGADAMSAREALRLATRGGAEVLGRHDCGHIAPGKRADLALWDVTGIDSAGSWDKAALLLAGPQRVRHLFVEGRQVVRDGRLMTIDLGATLARQEALARALVV from the coding sequence ATGCCGGAAATCCTGATCCGCAACGCCCATAGCGTGCTGACCATGGACGATGAAGGCCGCGAACTGGCTGGCGCCGATATCCTGATACGCGGCGGCTTGATCGCGGAGATCGGGCAGGGGCTGGCGACGCAGGGCGAGATCGTCGAAGCGGGCGGCTGCGTCGTGACCCCGGGGCTGGTGAATACCCATCACCATCTTTACCAGACGCTGACCCGCGCGGTGCCCGGTGGGCAGGATGCGCTGCTCTTCGGCTGGCTCCAGACGCTGTACCCGATCTGGGCGCGGTTCGGGCCGGAGGAGATGCGGATCTCGGCGCTGACCGGGCTGGCCGAGCTGGCGCTTTCCGGCTGTACGCTGACCTCGGACCATCTCTACCTCTACCCCAACGGCGCGCGACTCGACGACACGATCGACGCGGCGCTGGAGATCGGGCTGCGCTTTCACGCCACACGCGGCGCGATGAGCATTGGCGAGAGCGAGGGAGGCCTGCCGCCGGATGCGCTGGTGGAGGATGAGGCGGCGATCCTTGACGATTGCATCCGCGTCATCGACGCCTTTCACGACCCGTCCGAGGGCGCCATGATCCGTGTCGGCGTTGCGCCCTGTTCGCCCTTCTCGGTGAGCCGTGAGCTGATGCGCGACGCGGCGCTTCTGGCGCGCGACAAGGGGGTGATGCTGCACACCCATCTGGCCGAGAACGATGAGGACATCGCCTATTCCGAGGCGCAGTTCGGTTGCCGGCCCGGGCAATATGCCGAGGAGCTTGGCTGGACCGGCCCCGATGTCTGGCACGCGCACTGCGTGAAGCTCGACGGGCAGGAGATTGATCTTTTTGCACAATCCCGAACCGGGGTGGCGCATTGCCCCTGTTCGAACTGCCGGCTCGGCTCGGGCATCGCGCCGGTGCGGGCGATGGTGGATGCGGGCGTGCCGGTGGGGCTGGGGGTCGACGGGTCGGCCAGCAATGACAGCTCGAACCTGATGGCCGAGGCGCGCCAGGCGATGCTGTTGCAGCGGGTGACGCGCGGCGCCGATGCAATGAGCGCGCGCGAGGCGCTGCGGCTTGCCACGCGCGGCGGCGCCGAGGTGCTGGGCCGCCACGATTGCGGCCATATCGCGCCTGGCAAGCGCGCCGATCTGGCGCTTTGGGATGTCACCGGCATTGACAGTGCCGGCAGCTGGGACAAGGCGGCGCTGCTGCTGGCCGGCCCGCAGCGGGTGCGGCATCTCTTTGTCGAGGGGCGGCAGGTGGTGCGCGACGGGCGGCTCATGACGATTGATCTTGGCGCGACGCTGGCGCGGCAGGAGGCGCTGGCCCGCGCGCTCGTGGTTTGA